One Mauremys mutica isolate MM-2020 ecotype Southern chromosome 19, ASM2049712v1, whole genome shotgun sequence genomic window carries:
- the FLOT2 gene encoding flotillin-2 isoform X4: MTERELLAVACEQFLGKNVQDIKNVVLQTLEGHLRSILGTLTVEQIYQDRDQFAKLVREVAAPDVGRMGIEILSFTIKDVYDKVEYLSSLGKTQTAVVQRDADIGVAEAERDAGIRESECKREMLDIKFMSDTKTADSKRAFEMQKAAFSQEINIKTAEAQLAYELQGAREQQKIRQEEIEIEVVQRRKQIDVEEKEIIRMDKELTATIKRPAEAEAHRMQQIAEGEKVKQVLLAQAEAEKIRKIGEAEASVIEAIGKADAEKMKLKAEAYQQYGDAAKMALVLDALPQIAAKVAAPLAKVDEIVILSGDNNKVTSELSRLLAEIPVSVHALTGVDLSKIPLIQKATGAQA; encoded by the exons ATGACAGAGAGAGAGCTTCTGGCTGTGGCCTGTGAGCAGTTCTTGGGGAAGAACGTCCAAGACATTAAGAATGTGGTCCTTCAAACGCTGGAGGGGCATCTGCGATCCATCCTAG GCACCCTGACAGTGGAGCAGATCTATCAGGACCGGGATCAGTTTGCCAAGCTGGTGCGGGAGGTGGCAGCCCCAGATGTGGGCCGCATGGGCATCGAGATCCTGAGCTTTACCATCAAG GATGTGTATGATAAGGTGGAATATCTGAGCTCTCTGGGTAAGACTCAGACAGCCGTTGTTCAGAGAGATGCCGACATTGGTGTGGCAGAGGCTGAGCGAGATGCCGGCATTCGG GAGTCGGAGTGCAAGAGGGAAATGCTGGACATCAAGTTCATGTCAGACACTAAAACGGCCGATTCCAAACGGGCCTTTGAGATGCAGAAAGCCGCCTTCAGCCAGGAGATTAACATTAAG ACTGCCGAGGCCCAGCTGGCCTACGAGCTGCAGGGTGCCCGGGAGCAGCAGAAGATCCGCCAGGAGGAGATCGAGATCGAGGTGGTGCAGCGCAGGAAGCAGATTGATGTTGAGGAGAAAGAGATCATCCGGATGGACAAGGAGCTGACAGCCACCATCAAGCGTCCGGCAGAGGCCGAGGCGCACCGCATGCAGCAGATCGCCGAGGGCGAGAA GGTGAAGCAGGTTCTCCTTGCGCAGGCCGAAGCAGAGAAGATCCGCAAGATTGGCGAGGCAGAGGCCTCTGTCATCGAAGCCATCGGGAAAGCAGACGCGGAGAAAATGAAGCTGAAGGCAGAGGCTTACCAGCAGTACGGTGACGCGGCCAAGATGGCTCTGGTGCTGGATGCTCTGCCCCAG ATCGCTGCCAAGGTGGCCGCTCCGCTGGCTAAAGTGGACGAGATTGTTATTCTCAGTGGGGACAATAACAAGGTGACGTCCGAGCTGAGCCGTCTGCTGGCTGAGATCCCTGTGTCTGTGCATGCCCTCACTGGTGTCGATCTGTCCAAG ATCCCCCTGATCCAGAAAGCCACGGGAGCCCAGGCATGA
- the FLOT2 gene encoding flotillin-2 isoform X3, with translation MTLQPRCEDVETAEGVALTVTGVAQVKIMTERELLAVACEQFLGKNVQDIKNVVLQTLEGHLRSILGTLTVEQIYQDRDQFAKLVREVAAPDVGRMGIEILSFTIKDVYDKVEYLSSLGKTQTAVVQRDADIGVAEAERDAGIRESECKREMLDIKFMSDTKTADSKRAFEMQKAAFSQEINIKTAEAQLAYELQGAREQQKIRQEEIEIEVVQRRKQIDVEEKEIIRMDKELTATIKRPAEAEAHRMQQIAEGEKVKQVLLAQAEAEKIRKIGEAEASVIEAIGKADAEKMKLKAEAYQQYGDAAKMALVLDALPQIAAKVAAPLAKVDEIVILSGDNNKVTSELSRLLAEIPVSVHALTGVDLSKIPLIQKATGAQA, from the exons GTGAAAATAATGACAGAGAGAGAGCTTCTGGCTGTGGCCTGTGAGCAGTTCTTGGGGAAGAACGTCCAAGACATTAAGAATGTGGTCCTTCAAACGCTGGAGGGGCATCTGCGATCCATCCTAG GCACCCTGACAGTGGAGCAGATCTATCAGGACCGGGATCAGTTTGCCAAGCTGGTGCGGGAGGTGGCAGCCCCAGATGTGGGCCGCATGGGCATCGAGATCCTGAGCTTTACCATCAAG GATGTGTATGATAAGGTGGAATATCTGAGCTCTCTGGGTAAGACTCAGACAGCCGTTGTTCAGAGAGATGCCGACATTGGTGTGGCAGAGGCTGAGCGAGATGCCGGCATTCGG GAGTCGGAGTGCAAGAGGGAAATGCTGGACATCAAGTTCATGTCAGACACTAAAACGGCCGATTCCAAACGGGCCTTTGAGATGCAGAAAGCCGCCTTCAGCCAGGAGATTAACATTAAG ACTGCCGAGGCCCAGCTGGCCTACGAGCTGCAGGGTGCCCGGGAGCAGCAGAAGATCCGCCAGGAGGAGATCGAGATCGAGGTGGTGCAGCGCAGGAAGCAGATTGATGTTGAGGAGAAAGAGATCATCCGGATGGACAAGGAGCTGACAGCCACCATCAAGCGTCCGGCAGAGGCCGAGGCGCACCGCATGCAGCAGATCGCCGAGGGCGAGAA GGTGAAGCAGGTTCTCCTTGCGCAGGCCGAAGCAGAGAAGATCCGCAAGATTGGCGAGGCAGAGGCCTCTGTCATCGAAGCCATCGGGAAAGCAGACGCGGAGAAAATGAAGCTGAAGGCAGAGGCTTACCAGCAGTACGGTGACGCGGCCAAGATGGCTCTGGTGCTGGATGCTCTGCCCCAG ATCGCTGCCAAGGTGGCCGCTCCGCTGGCTAAAGTGGACGAGATTGTTATTCTCAGTGGGGACAATAACAAGGTGACGTCCGAGCTGAGCCGTCTGCTGGCTGAGATCCCTGTGTCTGTGCATGCCCTCACTGGTGTCGATCTGTCCAAG ATCCCCCTGATCCAGAAAGCCACGGGAGCCCAGGCATGA